The DNA region TCACTGGGCATGCAGCTGGACCAAGCGCAGTTCATTGAAACACAGAAATTCGGTATTAACGAAGTTGCCAAAGTCTACCGGATACCGCCGCATAAACTGGCACAGCTGGACCGCGCGACGTATGCTAACGCCGAAGCGATGAGTCTTGACTACATCAAAACAACGCTTCTTCCGATATTTACGTCGTGGGAACAGGAAATCAACTATAAACTGTTCACCGAACCGGAAAGAGAAAACTATTATGTGAAATTCAATGCTGCTGCGGAACTCAGAGGCGACAGCAAAGCAAGGGCTGAATATTATAAAGACATGCTCTATGCCGGTATTTATACGCTTAATGAGATCCGAGACATGGAAGAAATGGAATGTATAGGCGATGTAGGGGATATCCATCTCGCATCGCTAAATTATACAGACATTACCGTTCTGAAAGATTTGCAATTAGCAAAAGCGAAGAGCGGAACACTGAAAGGAGGTGATGATAATGGGGAAAAGGGAAAGAAGAATCAATCAGATTCAGTTTGAAATTCGGACACTGGACGATGGTAAAACTATCATCTTGGAGGGGTATGCCCTCAAATTCGGAAAACGGTCAGAAGACTTTGGAGGCGTTGATGAAATATTAGAACGGGGATGTCTTGATAAAACGGACATGTCTAACGTTGTGGCGCTGATTAATCACGACCCGAACTATCCACTGGCAAGAAATACCGTCCGAGAAGGACCCGGGCATCTAAGTCTGTCAGTAGACGATACCGGGCTGCGGTTTAGCTTGATTCCGACGGATACGGCATATGCTAAAGACCTAATGACGAATATGACAGCCGGCGTTGTCAATCAGTGTTCTTTTGCATTTACGCTGGCAGAAAACGGCGCAGACTGGTCATATGAAAGTGAAAAAGAAATGTACCACCGGGCGGTCAAGCATATCGAAAGACTGTGGGATGTGTCAATCGTCACAACGCCGGCATACCCGGATACAGAAGCACAGGCCGTACAGAGGTCGATGCAAGAATCGAAAGAAGCATACGTTAATTCTTTGAAAGAAGAGCAGGAAAACATCAGAAAAAGGAAGCTCGATATAGAGCTGGAATTGTTAAATCAATAATTGCTGCCGAACGGCGGCTTTTTAAATGGAGGTAGAAGAAATGACTGAAAAAGAAAGAGAATTGCGCCAGAGAATGGCAAAAGTAACGGAAGAAATCCGCGCATTGATGGCCGATAAAAAACTTGACGAAGCGGAAAGTAAAACAAATGAATTGAGAGAACTTAAGCGGCAGCTGGAAATTGAACAGACGCTGGCAGATGTTCCGGCGGCAGTTCCACCCGCGGCACGTGCGGCAGAAATCACCGACGAAGAAAAAAGAGAGCTTATGTTCAGCGGACTTGTGAAAGAGATTAAGCGCCAGATGCCGACAGATGCGGAAGCGGAAGTACTGAAAGAAGCTAGAGCGGGCATGAAAGCGGGGGTTGACGCCGACGGCGGGCTTATCGTTCCGCAGGACATCTCAACTAAAATCAACGAACTCAAGAGAGCGTTGAATCCGCTGGACCAGCTTGTCACGATTACACCTACGACTACTATGACAGGGTCTCGCGTCATGGAAAAATGGGCAGAAATGACGCCGCTTGAAAGCGTTGATGAAATGGCAACAATCAAAGAAATCGACGGTCCGAAGTTTGAAAAGATTTCATATGCGATCAAAAAATATGCGGGCATACTTCCAATTTCAAAAGAAATGTTGTCTGACACGGACCAGAATCTCATTTCTTATGTGAGTGCGTGGTTTGCTAAGAAAGATGTGGTCACAAGAAACAGCTTGATCATCGCAATCATGAAAACACTGGCGAAGAAGCCCGTCGCCAATGTAGACAGCTTGAAAGACATTTTGAACGTGGATCTTGACCCGGCGATTTCTCTGACAGCCAGCATTGTCACCAATCAGGACGGTTTCAATTCCTTAGACAAATTGAAAGATTCAGAAGGGCGCTACCTGCTTCAGCCGAATCCGCTCAATCCGACACAGAAACTGTTGTTTGCTCATCCGGTTACCATTGTCAGCAATAAGTACCTGCCGAGTGCGACATCTCCGAAGAAAGTGGCGCCGATTATTGTCGGGTCTCTGGCGGA from Dialister invisus DSM 15470 includes:
- a CDS encoding HK97 family phage prohead protease → MGKRERRINQIQFEIRTLDDGKTIILEGYALKFGKRSEDFGGVDEILERGCLDKTDMSNVVALINHDPNYPLARNTVREGPGHLSLSVDDTGLRFSLIPTDTAYAKDLMTNMTAGVVNQCSFAFTLAENGADWSYESEKEMYHRAVKHIERLWDVSIVTTPAYPDTEAQAVQRSMQESKEAYVNSLKEEQENIRKRKLDIELELLNQ
- a CDS encoding phage major capsid protein, whose translation is MTEKERELRQRMAKVTEEIRALMADKKLDEAESKTNELRELKRQLEIEQTLADVPAAVPPAARAAEITDEEKRELMFSGLVKEIKRQMPTDAEAEVLKEARAGMKAGVDADGGLIVPQDISTKINELKRALNPLDQLVTITPTTTMTGSRVMEKWAEMTPLESVDEMATIKEIDGPKFEKISYAIKKYAGILPISKEMLSDTDQNLISYVSAWFAKKDVVTRNSLIIAIMKTLAKKPVANVDSLKDILNVDLDPAISLTASIVTNQDGFNSLDKLKDSEGRYLLQPNPLNPTQKLLFAHPVTIVSNKYLPSATSPKKVAPIIVGSLADAIVLFDRQLITLEGTGIGGNSFIRDSYDIKAITRLDVKAFDSAAAVYGELTLA